GACAAGCCAAATTGCCGCACATAATACAGATATCTTCCAGTGTCAATTAAACCCTGGCGAAATTGTCCAGATATGTCTTTAAAAACAGCGTATTTGTCTTCGTCAAATTCAAGAGCAGCACGAATCCTTTCCACCAAAGACCTGTTTGCAGTCTGAACATCCTCCACATTTAACAAAGCCTGGCTACTTGTGGGCAACTTGTGCATTTGTGCTGCAGAAACTGGAGGGAAATCAGAAATTGAAGGTTCCACAGACCCACTCTTCACAAGATCTGGGGCTGATGCAGAGTGGCTGATCCTACCAGTATTACCCAAGTCCCTTGAAGAGCCAACTGATAGAAGTGCATGAGTTGGCCGACCCTGAGCCATACTCGCAAAACTAGATGCTGCTGGTCCCTTACCAGTGTCCATTTTAGGCTGCCCAGAACTACGTGACATCACAGGCGCTGTATTTGTTGTAGGTCTAGATTGGTTTGAAGCACTTGAGGGTAGCAGTGGTCCACGACTTGCTGCTGGCCAACCCTGAGCTGAATTAACAATAGCCACATTTCTTTGACGGCGGAGATGTGCTGCCATAGAGTTAATAGGAAAAACTTCTGAGTCTTGTTTTGGTTTTCGTCGACTGCTTTTGGGTGCCATGGGGAGGGGTGGAAAGGAAGATTCTTCCAAAGGTGCATTCCCTGCCCTTCCCAAGGCTTGCCGGTACCTCGAAGATGATTCAGAATCTGTTGCAGCTAATGATTCAAAGGGCTGAATGATTGGATCAATATCACTTGCATCCCCAGGATCAGGAGTAACTTGCAGActggatgatgatgatggatcATGAAATGTACGATCTGCATTCGCTGTCTCCAAACTTGCTTCAATGGCCATAGAAAGTTGATTTTCAGAAGAATCAAGTTGAAATGTCCGTCCTCTTCCACGACGACGATCTTGTTCATTACTTCGTCGATATCGAAAGCTAGTTGGTATCTGTGAGGgggaaaaacaaacaaagaaaatagcCAGAGAAATAgaactcttaaaaaaatatttatgattaatttaaacaaaaagCAGCAACACATGATTTCATGATCCAAGATCGgaaagaagaaattaaataaaatgaaggcAGTCTTAACAATTGAGAGATTTTACATGCCTGCAGAGCAGCATTACGCTGTGAACGTGACATTCGTCCTCCATGTTCAAGAGCATTATGTCTCTGGAATACAAAAAATCAAACAGTCAATACATGACGTAACTCCAGAATACTGCAATTAATAACCTACAGCAATACAGTTAAACCATGagtaataaaaattcaaaataaagaaCAGGAACACACGCACTCATGCACACTACATTCACATGCTATATAATATCACCTTCAAGTCTGCTTCAGATAGAAATACAATAAACTTTTTGGCAAGGCAGGCCTCATCTTCACACAAGAAATGCTCTTGACGAAAGTGGATCTGTCACAGAAAACAGCCAGTTGTTTAACAAATATTCTCagctaaaaaaaatgaaatgaggaCTTCACAAAGTTATTGTGGATCTTTGCAATTTTGTTACtaaaagaagggaaagaaaggacaaGTATCTTGCCTCTAAGTCATCATAATTCTTATAATACTCATAGTGTCCTGGATGCTGCCTGTGTTCAGCAGAGTGAAAAATCATGAACACTACTAGTCTTTATTGCAATCAAAGTAGAGGGTTGTGCTTCTATATAGCAGATTTCTTCTTTACCTTTGGCATATATGACAGGTGTAATGTTCAGTAGACATATGTGAGTACAGTTCATTTTCCCCATAGAATGGAGTTCTGCAAAATTCACACATAGGATGCCCCGTAAAACCACCTCTTTCACCCTCACTTCCATCCACCTCGGTGTCCCCCGTGCTTATATGCTGATTCAGTTGTGCTCTAGTATATAGCTTTTGTTCACAAATAAATACCTGTATCACACAAACGAAGCTAGTGAGTTCCTCATGCAAACCATAAAAAGGAGGCTTTCATCACCAAGAATCATAGAAGAAGTGAGGCATATGCATTTCACCTTCCTTCCTTCCAAACAAAGACTGCACATAACCAACTTATGTTGATGGAACAAATGACCCTTCAACTGTTCAATGTTCCTAATATTTGCTCGACGCTTTGAGCCATCCTGTGGCTGCCCCTCCATTTTATCACATATACTGCATGAAAGCCTGCACATTGCCTTGATCATCTTGTAGTGgtccatgtcatcaaaaaaTGCTTGTGTATCCTCATGGTACCAGTATGATCCCACTCTACCCTCCCTTACATTCAATGGCAAGACCGAAAAGTCATTAATCATTCTTGTATAATCTCCTAAGGCCTGCAACAACGCAGAAGCACATGGATTTAAAATTAATAGATCAACGGGGgaataataactaaaaaaaaggacaaagagtaccaattcaAGCTCAGTCTAGATGTGTACAAGTATTTTAACActtctaataattattaaacatCAATGTCAAATCataaatattattgaaaacaccCAACCCTCAAAATACTTTCAATAGTGCAAGCATTAGAACTTCGCTGATTAGCAAATATTTAAACATGCATAAGCTTTCTGAATCCCGAAACTATGACCCTCTAATGATTACCTATAGTAAACAAGACCAATGAACTTCTGGAAGCCTCTTGTCATCAACAGATGAACCTAACTTATAAGAAACCAAACTGAACACATTGCACAGAAGTGCAGAGAAAAGTATGAAAGCTATGCTTAAAAAGCTGCAAAGTTCAACATTCAGCACTAACTTCATAACTGAGTCACTATAGAGAGAGTATAtgcctgagagagagagagagagaatatatgCCTGGTTGTATATTTGACAagcaaataagaagaaaattgtCCCAGAAAGCCGAAGAGTTTAATTCCAAACAATTGAATCAAAACAGCAAATTGACAGCAACCGAAAAGGCTGCGAACTATTTCCATCTAGCTGCAGCACACACCCAAATTCTATTTCAGCCCTAATCTCACATTTCACATACAAACACATACCTATGGGATACTAAGTAACCTAAATCAAAATTGAAGCACAAAGCAATTGAAAAAAAACGTTAAATACCCTGAATTGAAACCAAAACCAGCACCTACTATAAGAAAATCGAAAAATCGCAGAAATTATGAGATTAAAATATGAAGGAAGAGCGGAAGTTGAAACCTTGGTGACGAAAACAACGTCGGACTGGGTCTTGCAGATGCAGCAACTGGTATCTTCGCAGATGAAGCGGAGGCGAGCGACGCAGGTGGAGCAGACCTCCCGGTGGCCGCAGGGGCCGTAGGCCACCCATTCCAGAGACTCGGCGCACACCGCACAGCTATCGTCCATGGCTTCCTCTGTACTTCTCCCTCTGTCTCCGTCTCTGTTTGATTGTTTGTGACTCAGAAcgaaaataaaaaccctaatagAAGCGAGGGAGGGAGAAAGCGGAGAAGAAGAGGGAGATCTATCGACGGTTCTCAAAAGGCGACGAGGGGCTTCCAATATTCTTGTGTTTATTATAATAAActttatgaaaagaaaaataaaaaaaggccaaaaaaattgACTTTGGTAATATATTTATACGTTCCGGTTCCGCCAAGGGATTTAGTATTGATTAGGCTCTAAAAATGATTTGCATATATATgatttgagaaaaaaagaatatactAAAGATAGAAGGTTCCTGTTTTTTACCCGGGTTTGGTATATACCAGCCAACCCACGTGTAATTGGTATTGGCGTTGTAATtcctcatattttaattatgaaaaaaatcatatttagtctttaagtttttatcttatttaaaattagtctttggatttttaatttcaagaatatggtcCTTTGATTTTTCACAAATTTTAGATAGGTCCCTATGTTACCTTTTTCATTATGATTAATAGTTTGTCATATTTcatgtgtgtctcaattgacaaATCAACGTCTATATCAGCACCTAATACCAATGCCACATCATTAAGCGTCAAgtcatccataaaaaaaaaaaaagaaaaaaaaaaaagaaaagaagaagacccaactttagaaacaaaaaccatcttcttcatcatcttaattttttagatttgtaaCATTAGATGGAAAACCGTTAAATTTGATTCTGATATAGACATTGACATTGTATTAAATGCTAACATGAACTCTATAGTGTCAAATGAAACATATGTGACAAATGAAAAATCGTTAACTTtgacattaaattaataaagaGATCAATTTGAAACTTAGGCAAAACGTAAggaccttattttttaaattgaaaacctaaggactaaatccaaatcaaataaaaatttaggaactaaatatgatttttttctcttttaattattattgacaCAATATTATAATAATGTTGTCAGTGATATGATattattgggttaataatatttgCAATAAAATGAATTAGACTCtaattttacaaaattaattaCTAAGTTTTGTATGAAAATATGTGAGAATAATAACATCTAAAAGATTAActtaagatattttataaattaaatcttataataataatacaaaacttTTCCAGTAAGTTAAGTTAACTTAATTAACAAAGcagttgaaaaaagaaaaaaaataaagtacaacttgtctttcttttattatttcttctttctcgTTTCTCTTTTccgtcttcttccttcttctttttcgttctttcttcttatATCTGAAACAGggagagagagtcagagacggtgagagagagaagtagagagaccgagagagtgAGAttagagatgagagagagagagcagacgagagggagagagagagagatcgagcgGAAGAGAGACGAAACAGGAGGAGAGGCCGTGACCCGTCGACCCAGGTGGTGCGATTTCCGGCGAGACAATGGGGTTTTCTGGCGGGTCAAGACTGGGCTTTTCGGTGGAATATTTTTCCGGCGTTTGGAGGCCGCTCTCCAGTGGGTCTTCGGTAAGAGAGGATCCGGCGAGGCAGGGGGCGATTTCCGGCAGTTTTTGGGTGATTTTTTTCCGGTGGATTTCTGTGGAAATTCTTTTGGTAAGTGAACTATGTATTTTTAGTTGATTTAACTGATTGTTAATTAGTTTGATTTATGGGCTTGTTGTTGATgaatttttgggtaaaaattaGTGGTTGTGTTGGCCGTGTGTGAGTGGTTTTGGTTGAGTTGGATTTGATGGATTTTGGAGATGGGTATCCCTTGTTCTTAACCGGCTGTTAATTGGTAGGATGAATGGATGTTGTAATTTTGTGGATTTCCCTTTTCTATTAATGACCGAATAAAGTAGACATTGGGTTTTAGGTACTGTTAAAATAATTATGGGTTGTATTTTGGAGATTTTCTGTGGGAATGGATTGAATGGGTATGGaagattttttatataaatttctGTTTGGATATTAGTCCtgtaaattatttattttctttgattaatttaagaataaattttgatattttgatttgtaGTCTTGGCCAAATTGGTACTGGATTTATAGATAACCAGATTCAGCTAACATGAGTTGTTTCATGTTGATAATTTCTATGAATAGGAATTTGGAATCATGTTGAATATCGTTCGGGTTAACCTGGTTGTTAGATGAATTTTCTAGGATATTAAAGATTTGGACATTAACTTCTGTCGtgatttctttcaaattattgaTCTCTTTTGGTTAAATCAAAGTATAAATTATGGGTTCATTTTATGATTTCTTGTAAGATAGACTGAGTGGGTTTATATTTCCTGTATAAGGTTGAGATGTTGGGTGCCTTGTTGTTCATTTTCTTGGTATTGCCTCGGTGGTGAATGATCGTAGTTTGATGATTTAATGGTAGATATTGCTGTGAATTATGATTTTTAATAGCAGAAGAATTATTCTTAGTAATTAAGTTGTTATGTTGCGGATTATGTCCGAAGTTATTTTTGTAGAGAATTTTATGAGGAATACCGAATAGATGTAATAATTGGGTAATTATGATTCTTTGATTGTTTTTCTAgaattttgttgattttatcAAATTATAGTAAGATTGATTTTATAGAGAAAATTGTGAATGATGGGTGTTCTTAAGGTAATAACTGAGTAGTGTTTAGTGTAATTTGGGATATTGATTTCATAGTTGGAAAATGACATTAGTAAATGATTTTGGTATAAGTTACAAATTGGTGATTTAAGATTTGTTGCAGTTGAGATTTTATGAATGTTTTGTCGAATTAAGTGTTAATATAATTAGTACTTTCTGGACTTGATTGGCATTAGTTGGTTTAATATTAGGTTGTTTGGGTCATGGACTCTTGGACTAAGGATTAGGTATTAAAGGGGTTgctatttttggaagattttatgtggtttagACCGAATAAGTTCATATTGAAATTTATAGAGCGTTGATgatttagtcactaaaaagtaatGTGGACTTATGAATATTGATGGGTAGTACAATTTGGAGACTTTTTgttatgtgttattttattttagtttaaattttaggCTTGAAattccaaaatatttttctaagctgcttctttcaatttatttaggtaaaagttGGACCTCGATGTTAATGGCCAGAtcaggtaagggaacacaacttTGAAACCCCAgcgaaatttttaaataaaacactttcaaaagaaaaacgtcgaaaatttttcaaaagactctttcacctaaatattattattctattatctcaagtatgaaataatgaatatgttacaTGTGAATCACATAGATGAATGAAGCTGTGattatatgttacatgtgcactataTGAATGAAGCTGATGATTATATGTTACATGCGCAGTATATGAATAAAgatgatgatgagattatgattcTCAATATAGATATGTTATATGTGCACTATATGAACAAGATGATGAAACTATGTTGAATGCATGTTCCTCACACAAAGTTTTGTCCCTCAGTACCATAATGCTGTGATCCAGATCTTATCATGCTGATGATGGGTAGCGGGGCAACCACACCAGAAGCGTGGTGCTATTGGCCGGGGGGTcctcacctagggagcttcctaacccggcagctctcccctgtgacaaCAAGATAAGCCTATGGGTCTTTCGGGATCAGTCCTATGGACGAGTCCAACGTGCACCGCTTATAGTAAAAATGTGGAAGTGGGCTAGTGGTAGACAAAACTTACACATTATGAATGATGATTTCATATGCATATTTCTTATTGATGCTGATATTTCTATATGTGGActctgaaaattctaaaataccaAACTGTGATTTTTGTACTCCCATATGTTTTGTTGTGTcacttactgagttgtcaaactcaccccttacCCCTACAACCTTTTCAGGATACAGTAAGCCGAAGTCACTTTTTGATAATGGCATAAACCTCGCTAAGAGTAATAGAATGTTGGAGGACTGATGTAATCTttgtattgtatagtatgttttcCTTTTGGAATTTATAACATTGTAAAGAGCTACTCTTATgtacatataaataaaatagatggtTAAGATCTATATCTATTAGAGGTGTCTTTTttgtacatgtttttttttaggctcAAGTTCGTGTTCCCCTTATATTCCAAAACGGGGGCATAACAGGCGTGGCATGTTAATAGATTCTATCAACTTTTATAATAATAGAAacttatctatttatttatttattacttatcacAAAGAACGGGACAAATACGATTAGAGTCCGGCTCTTTGTATACTGGCAGACGGATCCTGAAAAACCATCCCGAAGGCAAAAATGGGGTGATGTAAACCTAAAATTTACCTATAAGGGGCGGTGCTCAAGCCTAATATTCAACAAATGTCTTAATTTTCTGGTCCTTATGGCTCAAGATTCAAATGCTATCGTTTGTAATAGAATTAAGTATTACATATAATGTTTATTAATtatgcgtttgagattgcgattttaaGCTAAATCGTAAAAAATGAACCATTtaagaattatattttttaaaaattacgatttgaaaaagtaaaacagtttgctttttcaaatcgcaagtgaTGAAGTGtatttttgaaaacgtagaattttaaaaagttaactTGAAATTTTAAAGGTCGAACGctaaactgcgtttttaaaaatcgttttttaaataacacattttaaaataattattttaaatcgtaccttttaaaatcgcaatgtGTTGAATATGTTAAATTCACaatgatttaataatttaataatcacgtaaatttattgtgctttttTATTATAAACTCTGTAATTTCATAACGATTTATTCCTACTCGGAATAGATCTTATTCATTCACAAATATAAGGAAAGGGAAAGTAGATTGATTGCACACGCATCGCACAATTAAGACTCAACTCCTTCACTAGAGATCCACAACGGTTCATCAAACCGCCCTCTCAGCTTATCTCCAACCTCACTTCCCAAGCACAAGCGCCCCATGTCCAGCTCATCCCCCGAGTGCCACGCTGGCGTGCCATTCTCGAACCCATTCCATGTCAGTCTCTTCAGCCCACTCCCGTCCAACCTCACCACGTACAAATCCCCATATGGCTGAAACTGATTGGGCCACGACACCGGCTCAGCCGTCACACCGCCCAAGTTACCCGTGAACAACAGCCACTCCCCGTCCGCGCTAAAGCACACGTGGTTAATCCTCTCCCTATCCACATCACCCGAACCCTCCGATCCCGCCACGTGGATCCTCCGCAGATCAGAGCCGTCAGGTTTGATTACGTAAATGCTGAACGCCTCAACTTTATCCGGATTGTGCCTAGTGGATGAGTATGCAATGAGATCTCCGTTAGGTGACCAGCTGGGCATGGTATCGATCCACGGGCCCTCCGTTAACCGCCGTATACCGCCATTGAACTCGCCGTTAACGGCGTCCACTATGTACAAATTCTTGTGCCCAGACCTTCCAGACCGGAACACGACGGACTTGCCGTCTGGCGAGCAGGAGGGGAAGGCGTTATTCCCCGTCTCCTCTCTCGTCAAAATCTTCACGTCGCACTGGATCTCCTCGCGATCACCGTCCAGTTCTGCCGGGTCGAACTTGATCCTCGCGATCTGGACCGTGGCACTCACTGACTCAAATATCGGGCCCACCGAGGTGTACAGAACGTGTTTCTCTGTGGCACTCCACGAGTTGTAAAACGTTGGACGGCCCTTCAGTAGAGTCCACCGCTTAGAACCGTCCGATTTCACGACCTTCAGACCGGAGTTGCCTTCGAAGTCGTGATTGAACGCAATAAACTCACCGTTgggagaaaatgaaggaaaaaaaccATTTACTCTAAGGATTCGGAGTTGTTCAACTGGAGACATTACTGGGTCAAGATGCTGAATCGTCGACTCGCCTTGGATCGACTCGCCCCGGAACCGATGGAACCCGAGGAACCGGGAACCCGGAGAGACAAACGGGTTGTAGTGGTGGAAATTCGGGTTCACCGACTCGGTCACCGGGTGGAACGTCTTCGACTCGGTGTCGAAGATCTCGATGTGCCGGAAATTCTTTTCGCGCCGCCGAGTGGCGATGGCGATTCGTTTACCGTCGTGCATGGCTGCAGGAGTGAAGCAATGGAGCCCGGGCGGAGTGACCCGAATGGCACTGTTTGGAAGACCGTAAAGAAGCTCGAGATTTTCCGGGAAATCAACCCGGAAAATGCTCCACCAACCGTCTTCGGCTTGGCGGTGAAAGTAGATTACCGAATCACCTGACCAGGTGGGCCAACCACCTCGTTCGCACACAGTGACCCGGTTATTCGGGTCGGATTCTTGAAACACAACAATATCAGTGTGGAGCTCGTGGAACTCACCGTCCCAAGGACGAGACCCGTACGACGCGACGGCTATGAAATTCCCGGACTGAGAAATAGCGGGACTGTAATCAACGGCACCGTACGGGGTGAGCCGGGTAAGATCCAAATCGTCGACCCGGGTGGAGTAGAGAGCGGACCAGCTCTTGAAAGCAAGGTCGGGTTGTTCGTGGGCTGAGATGAAGTAGAGCCGGTTGTTCTTGACAACGGGGCGGTCGTGGAAGAGGCTGGCGGGGATAGAAGGAAGCGGTTTGGGGCTGGGGAGTCCAGGTCGGGTTAGGTAGATACGGGAAGACCCGGTACGCTCGGAGACGAAGACGAGGGTTTCATCGTCGTCGAGGAACTGG
Above is a genomic segment from Alnus glutinosa chromosome 12, dhAlnGlut1.1, whole genome shotgun sequence containing:
- the LOC133851410 gene encoding uncharacterized protein LOC133851410; this encodes MDDSCAVCAESLEWVAYGPCGHREVCSTCVARLRFICEDTSCCICKTQSDVVFVTKALGDYTRMINDFSVLPLNVREGRVGSYWYHEDTQAFFDDMDHYKMIKAMCRLSCSICDKMEGQPQDGSKRRANIRNIEQLKGHLFHQHKLVMCSLCLEGRKVFICEQKLYTRAQLNQHISTGDTEVDGSEGERGGFTGHPMCEFCRTPFYGENELYSHMSTEHYTCHICQRQHPGHYEYYKNYDDLEIHFRQEHFLCEDEACLAKKFIVFLSEADLKRHNALEHGGRMSRSQRNAALQIPTSFRYRRSNEQDRRRGRGRTFQLDSSENQLSMAIEASLETANADRTFHDPSSSSSLQVTPDPGDASDIDPIIQPFESLAATDSESSSRYRQALGRAGNAPLEESSFPPLPMAPKSSRRKPKQDSEVFPINSMAAHLRRQRNVAIVNSAQGWPAASRGPLLPSSASNQSRPTTNTAPVMSRSSGQPKMDTGKGPAASSFASMAQGRPTHALLSVGSSRDLGNTGRISHSASAPDLVKSGSVEPSISDFPPVSAAQMHKLPTSSQALLNVEDVQTANRSLVERIRAALEFDEDKYAVFKDISGQFRQGLIDTGRYLYYVRQFGLSHLIPEMARLCPDPQKQKDLVETYNTSLQSNVSQANGWGTGKGPKKGKGKSVVAEDSNSKDRLAKNFLSTVQQLQSSYKPSEEQEGLSKEGYRASKGQSSIPMDEQHMEPSTGSQPLMKLRGKNDSLSAGSVSDQNIGDGGGGSKQRKKTPKFLRARLGDGSVASLLDPKNDSDLEATDERLDGNQNTTGGLPVRGVWRSGGGHKLFS
- the LOC133851765 gene encoding uncharacterized protein LOC133851765, which gives rise to MREREQTRGREREIERKRDETGGEAVTRRPRWCDFRRDNGVFWRVKTGLFGGIFFRRLEAALQWVFGKRGSGEAGGDFRQFLGDFFPVDFCGNSFGKSWTSMLMARSVP
- the LOC133851825 gene encoding uncharacterized protein LOC133851825, with translation MLMNPTGTIVFSTVGRPHYGFDLFSVELDPTATLGSDHRLTDGISINFNAQFLDDDETLVFVSERTGSSRIYLTRPGLPSPKPLPSIPASLFHDRPVVKNNRLYFISAHEQPDLAFKSWSALYSTRVDDLDLTRLTPYGAVDYSPAISQSGNFIAVASYGSRPWDGEFHELHTDIVVFQESDPNNRVTVCERGGWPTWSGDSVIYFHRQAEDGWWSIFRVDFPENLELLYGLPNSAIRVTPPGLHCFTPAAMHDGKRIAIATRRREKNFRHIEIFDTESKTFHPVTESVNPNFHHYNPFVSPGSRFLGFHRFRGESIQGESTIQHLDPVMSPVEQLRILRVNGFFPSFSPNGEFIAFNHDFEGNSGLKVVKSDGSKRWTLLKGRPTFYNSWSATEKHVLYTSVGPIFESVSATVQIARIKFDPAELDGDREEIQCDVKILTREETGNNAFPSCSPDGKSVVFRSGRSGHKNLYIVDAVNGEFNGGIRRLTEGPWIDTMPSWSPNGDLIAYSSTRHNPDKVEAFSIYVIKPDGSDLRRIHVAGSEGSGDVDRERINHVCFSADGEWLLFTGNLGGVTAEPVSWPNQFQPYGDLYVVRLDGSGLKRLTWNGFENGTPAWHSGDELDMGRLCLGSEVGDKLRGRFDEPLWISSEGVES